GATTGCCATAGCAAGTGAACGCTGGTTCTTGGCTGTCATACCAGTTTTCTTGGCAGAGAGCATGCGAGCATTTGGATTCAAGAATTTCTTGAGGACTTCTATATCTTTATAATCAATATGCTTGATATTGTTTGCTGAAAAATAATCTTGTTTCATGTTTTAATATATCTGGTTAATTTCCTAATGTTAGAATGGTATATCTTCGGCATTGATGTCGTCAGCTGGATATTCAATCGTATCGACGTCACTTTCGTCTTTAGCTGGTTTGTCATTTCGCGGCGTATCAC
The Candidatus Nomurabacteria bacterium genome window above contains:
- a CDS encoding 30S ribosomal protein S18, with amino-acid sequence MKQDYFSANNIKHIDYKDIEVLKKFLNPNARMLSAKKTGMTAKNQRSLAMAIKRARFMGLLPYIAK